From one Sulfurimonas sp. HSL-3221 genomic stretch:
- a CDS encoding LexA family transcriptional regulator → MKEFADIVEEIKDIVSGELPGKKVFDKDVASLLGISQMNFATLKKRNKIPYEELLNFCAKRSIAINWLLFGQSPESLIEPTNKFYMVRYFSEISASAGGGADVFDEGSEPMMLSGNFVQTLGGEQELRYIEAINVSGDSMEPTFSYGDIIFVNRSKKDIGRGGIFTINTEGGLFIKRLHKRIDGKIDIISDNKEYPVQTAAPDAIEIIGRVVGRFGQVD, encoded by the coding sequence ATGAAAGAGTTTGCCGACATCGTCGAGGAGATCAAAGATATCGTTTCCGGCGAGCTTCCGGGGAAAAAAGTGTTCGACAAGGATGTCGCCTCCCTGCTCGGGATCTCGCAAATGAACTTTGCCACCCTGAAAAAACGCAACAAGATCCCCTATGAAGAGCTGCTGAACTTCTGCGCCAAACGCTCCATCGCGATCAACTGGCTGCTCTTCGGCCAGTCACCCGAAAGCCTGATCGAACCGACCAACAAGTTCTACATGGTCCGCTATTTCAGCGAGATCAGCGCTTCCGCCGGCGGCGGGGCGGATGTGTTCGACGAGGGTTCCGAACCGATGATGCTGAGCGGAAATTTCGTGCAGACCCTCGGCGGGGAGCAGGAGCTGCGCTATATTGAGGCAATCAATGTCAGCGGGGATTCGATGGAACCGACCTTCAGCTACGGCGACATCATCTTTGTCAACCGCAGCAAAAAGGATATCGGCCGGGGCGGGATTTTTACCATCAATACCGAAGGCGGCCTCTTCATCAAACGCCTCCACAAGCGAATAGATGGTAAAATCGACATTATTTCTGACAATAAAGAGTACCCCGTCCAGACCGCCGCTCCCGATGCTATCGAGATCATCGGACGCGTTGTCGGGCGGTTCGGTCAGGTCGATTAA
- the leuB gene encoding 3-isopropylmalate dehydrogenase codes for MKTYNIALIKGDGIGPEIIDEAVKVLDAVAARFDFSMRYEEVLMGGSAYDVTGDPLPQETINVSLNADAVLFGAIGGEKWDNLPREKRPESGLLRFRKELGVFANLRPAVVYDELVNASSLKPEVVKGVDLMVVRELIGGIYFGEPKGWEGDKAYNTMVYTKPEVVRIAHTAFKIAMERGKKVCSVDKANVLDVSQMWRETVEEVAKEYPEVSLSHMYVDNAAMQLIRDPKQFDVILTGNIFGDILSDEASMLSGSIGLLPSASVGAKIGVYEPIHGSAPDIAGQGIANPIATIASASMMLRFALGENEAADRIDAAIKHALKDGYRTRDLANYDAKELCSTSEMGDIIANYAAKE; via the coding sequence ATGAAAACCTATAACATTGCCCTGATCAAGGGGGACGGGATCGGTCCCGAGATCATCGACGAAGCGGTCAAGGTGCTCGATGCCGTTGCCGCCCGGTTCGATTTTTCCATGCGTTATGAAGAGGTCCTGATGGGCGGAAGCGCCTACGACGTCACCGGCGATCCGCTGCCCCAGGAGACGATCAACGTCTCCTTGAATGCCGACGCGGTCCTTTTCGGCGCCATCGGCGGTGAGAAGTGGGACAACCTGCCGCGCGAAAAGCGTCCGGAGAGCGGCTTGCTGCGTTTCCGCAAAGAGCTCGGCGTTTTCGCCAACCTCCGCCCGGCCGTCGTCTATGACGAACTGGTCAACGCCAGCTCCCTCAAGCCCGAAGTCGTCAAAGGCGTCGACCTGATGGTCGTGCGTGAACTGATCGGCGGTATCTATTTCGGCGAACCCAAAGGTTGGGAAGGGGACAAGGCATACAACACGATGGTCTATACGAAGCCGGAGGTTGTGCGCATCGCCCACACGGCGTTCAAGATTGCGATGGAACGCGGCAAAAAGGTCTGTTCCGTCGACAAGGCAAACGTCCTCGACGTCTCCCAGATGTGGCGCGAGACCGTCGAAGAGGTCGCCAAAGAGTACCCGGAAGTCTCCCTGTCGCATATGTACGTCGATAATGCCGCGATGCAGCTGATCCGCGACCCGAAACAGTTTGACGTCATCCTGACGGGGAACATTTTCGGCGACATCCTCAGCGACGAGGCGAGCATGCTCTCGGGCTCCATCGGGCTGCTCCCCTCTGCCTCCGTCGGCGCGAAGATCGGCGTGTACGAGCCGATCCACGGTTCGGCACCGGACATCGCGGGGCAGGGGATCGCCAACCCGATCGCGACGATCGCCAGCGCGTCGATGATGCTCCGCTTCGCCCTGGGCGAAAACGAGGCGGCGGACCGTATCGACGCGGCCATCAAGCATGCCCTCAAAGACGGCTACCGTACGCGCGACCTCGCCAACTACGATGCCAAAGAGCTCTGCTCCACCAGTGAAATGGGTGACATCATCGCCAACTACGCGGCCAAAGAATGA
- a CDS encoding 3-isopropylmalate dehydratase small subunit: MSTLEGKVWRFGQDIDTDLIIAARYLNTSDPKELAKHVMEDADPDFVSKMAPGDIIVAGNNFGCGSSREHAPIALKAAGIAAVIAPTFARIFYRNAFNMGLPIFELEESAEIAEGDIVSVDMDKGTVTDKTTGKSYAFTPIPPFMQELLSAGGLMNYAEEEIKAGGKA; encoded by the coding sequence ATGAGCACACTCGAAGGAAAAGTCTGGCGGTTCGGTCAGGATATCGATACGGACCTGATCATCGCCGCACGCTATCTTAATACTTCCGATCCCAAGGAACTCGCGAAGCATGTAATGGAGGACGCCGATCCCGATTTCGTTTCGAAAATGGCACCGGGCGACATTATCGTCGCCGGCAACAACTTCGGCTGCGGTTCGTCACGCGAACATGCCCCGATCGCCCTGAAAGCCGCCGGGATCGCCGCAGTGATTGCCCCGACATTTGCCCGCATCTTCTACCGCAACGCCTTTAATATGGGACTGCCGATCTTCGAACTCGAAGAGAGCGCCGAGATTGCCGAAGGCGATATCGTCTCCGTCGACATGGACAAAGGGACTGTCACGGACAAGACGACCGGCAAGAGCTACGCCTTTACGCCGATCCCGCCGTTTATGCAGGAGCTGCTCTCCGCCGGCGGCCTGATGAATTATGCCGAAGAAGAGATCAAAGCAGGAGGAAAAGCATGA
- the purU gene encoding formyltetrahydrofolate deformylase, whose translation MKEYRVLIDCRDEKGLVYKVSSIFFKYDLNILSNSEFVDSETNLFFMRSVVSGFIDGNDLEKELRAVLPEKANLRIVSPEKKNIVLMVTKESHALGDLLIRYEAGELDANILGVVSNYDLLEPLIEKFGIPFYTVSHEGLSRDDHEQKVLECLAAFGEIDYIVLAKYMRILTPNFVEAYANKILNIHHSFLPAFIGANPYKQAYERGVKIIGATAHFVNNDLDEGPIISQDVKHVDHAHNWQEMQRLGRDIEKIVLSRAVRLALEDRIFVYGNRTVIF comes from the coding sequence ATGAAAGAGTACCGGGTACTGATCGATTGTCGTGACGAAAAAGGGCTCGTCTATAAAGTCTCGAGCATCTTTTTCAAGTACGACCTGAACATCCTCTCCAACAGCGAGTTCGTCGACAGCGAAACGAACCTCTTCTTTATGCGCAGCGTCGTCAGCGGCTTCATCGACGGCAACGACCTGGAGAAGGAACTGCGCGCCGTGCTGCCGGAAAAGGCGAACCTGCGTATCGTCTCCCCGGAGAAGAAGAACATCGTTTTGATGGTCACAAAGGAGTCCCACGCCCTGGGGGACCTGCTGATCCGCTACGAGGCCGGCGAACTCGACGCCAACATCCTCGGCGTCGTTTCCAACTACGACCTGCTTGAACCGCTGATCGAGAAGTTCGGCATTCCTTTCTATACGGTGTCGCACGAGGGGCTCAGCCGCGACGATCACGAACAGAAGGTGCTCGAGTGCCTGGCCGCTTTCGGCGAGATCGACTATATCGTCCTGGCGAAATACATGCGTATCCTCACCCCGAATTTCGTCGAGGCCTACGCCAACAAGATCCTCAACATCCACCACTCTTTCCTGCCGGCGTTTATCGGGGCAAACCCCTACAAACAGGCGTATGAGCGCGGGGTGAAGATCATCGGAGCGACGGCGCACTTCGTCAACAACGACCTCGACGAAGGGCCGATCATCTCCCAGGACGTCAAGCATGTCGACCATGCCCACAACTGGCAGGAGATGCAGCGTCTCGGACGCGATATCGAGAAGATCGTCCTCTCCCGGGCCGTACGCCTGGCCCTCGAGGACCGCATCTTCGTTTACGGGAACAGGACCGTTATTTTTTAA
- a CDS encoding tRNA (cytidine(34)-2'-O)-methyltransferase, whose product MFNIVLVHPQIPNNTGAIGRLCVNTGATLHLIEPLGFDISEKAVRRAGLDYWHKIDLHVWESLEAFTAAHPDAARYHLATTKTEQPYFEHTFREGDYLFFGSETAGIPAELLNAHPEACMTIPMTREGRSLNLAISCGIILYKAIEQNFETYKEMM is encoded by the coding sequence ATGTTTAACATCGTTCTTGTCCATCCGCAGATCCCCAACAACACCGGCGCCATCGGGCGCCTCTGCGTCAACACGGGTGCCACGCTGCACCTGATCGAGCCGCTGGGATTCGATATCAGCGAAAAGGCGGTCCGGCGGGCGGGGCTGGATTACTGGCACAAGATCGACCTGCATGTCTGGGAGAGCCTGGAGGCGTTTACCGCAGCGCACCCCGATGCCGCGCGGTACCACCTGGCGACGACCAAGACGGAGCAGCCCTATTTCGAGCATACCTTCCGGGAAGGGGACTACCTCTTTTTCGGCAGCGAGACCGCCGGGATCCCCGCCGAGCTTCTCAACGCGCATCCGGAAGCCTGCATGACAATCCCCATGACGCGGGAGGGGCGCAGCCTCAACCTGGCGATCAGCTGTGGGATTATCCTCTATAAGGCGATTGAACAGAACTTTGAGACCTATAAGGAGATGATGTGA